The segment CTGCCTGCAAAGCCCGCGTGAGCGCATCAACCTGCTGGAGCTTCTGTACCTGTGCACCAGCCTGGGTTTCGAAGGCCGTTACCGGGTGATGAACGGCGGGCGCGCCCAGCTTGAAGCCCTGCGCGAACGCACCGCAGCGGCCATTCGCAGTGCCCGTGGCGACGTGGAGCGTGAGCTGTCGCCACACTGGCGCGGGGTGACCGTGGCCCGCGACCGCCTGGCGCAGTTCGTGCCGCCGTGGGTTGGTCTGGCCATTGCCCTGGCGCTGCTGTTGCTGGTGCTGTTCGGCCTGCGGCTGAAGCTGGCCTCTGACGCGGAGCCGGTGTTCCGCGGCATCCACGCGTTGGGTGAGATCCCGGTGCAGGCCATGGACCGCCCGGTGGTGCAGCCCAAGCCTGTCGAGCGCCCGCGCCTGGCGGGCTTTTTGGCCGACGAAATCAAGGCCGGGCGGGTTGCCGTGGAAGATGCGGTGGACCGTTCGGTGGTGACCATCCGTGGCGACGAGCTGTTCGCCAGCGGCAGCGCCAGCATCAAGGGCGATTTCGAGCCGCTGATGCTGCGCATCGCCGAGGCGGTGGGCAAGGTCAAGGGCAACGTCAAGATCACCGGCCACAGCGATAACCAACGCATCGCCACCCTTCGCTTCCCGTCCAACTGGGCGTTGTCCCAGGCCCGTGCCGAAGAGGTGCGCGACATCCTCGCCGCCCGCACCGGGCAGGCGCAGCGTTTCACCGCGCAAGGGTTGAGCGACACCGAGCCGCTGGCGTCCAACGACAGCGCCCAGGGCCGGGCGAAGAATCGCCGGGTTGAAATCACCGTTCTGGCGGAGGGCGTCGAGTGAAGGCGTTTTTCAGTTTTGTCATTCGCTGGGTTATCCCGGTACTCGGCCTGCTGGCCCTGAGCCTGATCATCTGGTTCGTCGGCCCGCTGCTGGACGCGCTGGTGCCGGCCACCCCACGGGTGGTGCTGATCGTGCTGCTGTTCGCGGTGTGGGTCAGCTATCGCGTGTGGCGGGTGATCCAGGCCCGCCGCCAGGCCGCAAAAGTGATGGAGAGCCTGGCTGCCGAAACCGCGCCGGACCCTGCCAGCGTGGCCACCGCCGAAGAGCTGGCCACCCTGCGCCAGCGCATGGACGAAGCCCTGGTGTTGCTGAAAAAAGCGCGCCTGGGTGGTGACGAGCGGCGCAACCTTTACGAGCTGCCGTGGTACGTGATCATCGGCCCGCCCGGTTCGGGCAAGACCACCGCGCTGGTGAACTCCGGCCTGCACTTCCCGCTGGCCGCGCAACTGGGCGAGGGCGCCATCCGTGGCGTGGGCGGCACGCGCAATTGCGACTGGTGGTTCACCGACCAGGCCGTGCTGCTGGACACCGCTGGCCGCTACACCACCCAGGACAGCCATGCGCAAGTGGACAAAGCCGCCTGGTTGGGCTTTCTCGACCTGCTCAAGAGCCAGCGTTCGCGCCGGCCCATCGACGGTGCGTTCATCGCCATCAGCCTGTCCGACCTGCTGCTGGGCAGCGACGCCGAGCGCGCCGCCCATGCCGCAGCCATTCGCACCCGTATCCAGGAGCTGTACAGCCAGCTGGGGGTGCGCTTCCCGATCTACCTGATGCTGACCAAGCTCGACCTGGTGCCGGGCTTCATGGAGTTCTTCGACAACCTCGGCAAGGAAGAGCGCGCCCAGGTGTGGGGCATGACCTTCGCCCTGGACGACGGCCAGCAAGGCGACGGCCCGCTGGCGCAGTTCAGCAATGAATTCGGCTTGCTCGAACAGCGCCTGAACCAGCGCTTGGTCGAGCGCCTGCAACAGGAGCGCGACCCGGCGCGGCGCGACCTGGTGTACGGCTTCGTGCAGCAGTTCGCGGCCCTGCGCGGCAACCTGAAAAGCTTCCTCGACGGCGTGTTCAAGCCCAACGCCTTCGAAGAGCGCGCCCTGCTGCGCGGGGTGTACCTGACCAGCGGCACCCAGGAAGGCAGCCCCATCGACCGCCTGATCGGCAGCATGGCCCAGAGCATGGGCCTGGACCGCGCGCACCTGGCGCGGCAGAACGGCACCGGGCGCAGCTACTTCATCGAGAAGCTGTTCAGCGCCGTGGCCTTCGCCGAGCGGGGCCTGGTGGGCAGCAACCCGAAAGTCGAGCAGCGGCGCAAATGGCTGGCCCGCGGCGCCCTGGCCCTGAGCGTGGCCCTGGTGCTGGTGGTCGGCAGCCTGTGGGCGGTGAGCTACCGCGCCAACCAGCAGTACATCGCCGAGGTGGACAGCCGCCTCAAGCCGGTGGGCAAGAGCGTGCAGGAGCTGAGCCCGGCGCAGCGCAACGTGCTCGAGGTGCTGCCGCTGCTCAACGCCGTGCGCCGCCTGGCCGACGACCCGCCCGGGTGGGCCGAGGGCCTGGGCCTGTACCAGGGCGACATGCTCGAAGGCGAATCGCAAAGCGTCTACCGCAAGTTGCTGATTGCCATCTTCGCCCCGCGCCTGGTCACCCGCATCGAGGAGCAGCTGTACGCCGGCGGCCCTTCCGACTACCTGTACGAAGGCCTCAAGGCCTACCTGATGCTGGCCGACGGCGAGCACTACGACCCCGAGTTCATCAAGGCCTGGGTCACCCTGGACTGGGAACGCAGCCTGCCCCGCGACCTGGCCCCGGACATGCGCCAGGCCCTGGAGCAGCACCTGGCGGCGCTGTTCGACAAGCGCCCGCCCAACGCCCGCCTGGACCAGCGCCTGATCGACGACACCCGTCGCCAGTTGCAGCAACTGCCGGTGGCCCAGCGCGTGTACGACCGGGTCAAACGCCAGAAGCTGCCCGCCGGCGTGAGCGATTTTCGCGTCAGCGACGCCGCCGGGCGCGATGCTGCGCTGGTGTTCCGTTTCAAGAGCGGCAAGCCGCTGAGCGAGCCGCTGCCGGGCATCTTCAGCG is part of the Pseudomonas fakonensis genome and harbors:
- a CDS encoding DotU family type VI secretion system protein; the encoded protein is MQSDDRTQFMPRPGGRGPQPAAAQPQAAPAPLNIPAEPLAPGQAVGLNPLEQAAGPLLALLTRLRNTIAHPAPASLRAQLLAYLRQFEERAEAGGVPRNEVLLARYALCTALDEAVLSTPWGSASDWGKQSLLITVHNEAWGGEKVFQLMEHCLQSPRERINLLELLYLCTSLGFEGRYRVMNGGRAQLEALRERTAAAIRSARGDVERELSPHWRGVTVARDRLAQFVPPWVGLAIALALLLLVLFGLRLKLASDAEPVFRGIHALGEIPVQAMDRPVVQPKPVERPRLAGFLADEIKAGRVAVEDAVDRSVVTIRGDELFASGSASIKGDFEPLMLRIAEAVGKVKGNVKITGHSDNQRIATLRFPSNWALSQARAEEVRDILAARTGQAQRFTAQGLSDTEPLASNDSAQGRAKNRRVEITVLAEGVE
- the tssM gene encoding type VI secretion system membrane subunit TssM, with protein sequence MKAFFSFVIRWVIPVLGLLALSLIIWFVGPLLDALVPATPRVVLIVLLFAVWVSYRVWRVIQARRQAAKVMESLAAETAPDPASVATAEELATLRQRMDEALVLLKKARLGGDERRNLYELPWYVIIGPPGSGKTTALVNSGLHFPLAAQLGEGAIRGVGGTRNCDWWFTDQAVLLDTAGRYTTQDSHAQVDKAAWLGFLDLLKSQRSRRPIDGAFIAISLSDLLLGSDAERAAHAAAIRTRIQELYSQLGVRFPIYLMLTKLDLVPGFMEFFDNLGKEERAQVWGMTFALDDGQQGDGPLAQFSNEFGLLEQRLNQRLVERLQQERDPARRDLVYGFVQQFAALRGNLKSFLDGVFKPNAFEERALLRGVYLTSGTQEGSPIDRLIGSMAQSMGLDRAHLARQNGTGRSYFIEKLFSAVAFAERGLVGSNPKVEQRRKWLARGALALSVALVLVVGSLWAVSYRANQQYIAEVDSRLKPVGKSVQELSPAQRNVLEVLPLLNAVRRLADDPPGWAEGLGLYQGDMLEGESQSVYRKLLIAIFAPRLVTRIEEQLYAGGPSDYLYEGLKAYLMLADGEHYDPEFIKAWVTLDWERSLPRDLAPDMRQALEQHLAALFDKRPPNARLDQRLIDDTRRQLQQLPVAQRVYDRVKRQKLPAGVSDFRVSDAAGRDAALVFRFKSGKPLSEPLPGIFSVEGYRKAFLAASLAQATTLAEERWVLGREPGEAGDAKRLADDVLQLYYQDYIRHWDALLADLDFVPITSVGQAADVLRVLSGPTSPMKKLLQAVAHETDLSQPTTLDKVKDKAEQAGVDQLRQRLGGLLGDTPLASDNPAVRQLDPVTEHFAEVAALVATGEGQPAAIDGLLTDLNALYVQVSAMVGASGDALLGEAKNQAQAAAQRVALGAARQPKVVQNLVSSVLGSTHNIVMGGVRSQLNAAWTSEVVNVYRQSLSGRYPLVAGSSRDATLEDFGQFFGVGGVMDNYFRKYLQPYVNTSSSPWSWQPGAAQKLGINSNVLATFQRAASIRDAFFRNTSGLQPGVRFELKPVAMDASITQFLLDLDGQQVSYDHGPSRPVALQWPNPNSIGVVRLSVTPPLASGRSGLTVEGPWAWFRLLDQSDLVAGNSPERFNLRLRVDGASVSYELRASSAFNPFRSRVVSGFSLPERL